A window of Lytechinus variegatus isolate NC3 chromosome 15, Lvar_3.0, whole genome shotgun sequence contains these coding sequences:
- the LOC121428785 gene encoding cyclic AMP-dependent transcription factor ATF-3-like, translating to MTTSAESLMWSGGLATTASTSSSDSDTGSFANQPLMSGDDYLNHGDVSDACLNQGTQLRDEIRCSIIQKRIQKGLGGIRLDWKNNGQEALSKEEEDKRRQRRERNRVAASKCRERRRERTFVLVEETERLESNKQDLLDEIDQLEEQKAKLVAILTEHDHSGQCQRHAHVVEELHIDP from the exons ATGACGACCTCGGCCGAATCGTTGATGTGGTCAGGCGGACTCGCGACGACGGCGTCGACTTCCTCATCGGACTCGGATACGGGATCGTTCGCCAATCAGCCGCTGATGTCTGGGGACGATTACCTGAATCATGGGGATGTGTCCGATGCTTGTCTGAATCAAGGAACCCAGCTTCGCGATGAGATACGGTGCAGCATCATACAGAAAAGAATACAGAAGGGACTAGGTGGCATCAGGCTGGATTGGAAGAATAATGGACAAGAAGCG ctttcaaaagaagaagaagacaaacGAAGACAACGCCGAGAAAGAAACAGGGTAGCTGCTTCGAAATGCAGAGagaggagaagagaaagaaCATTTGTCTTGGTGGAG GAAACTGAACGCTTGGAGAGCAACAAGCAGGATCTATTGGACGAGATCGATCAACTCGAAGAGCAGAAAGCAAAACTTGTCGCCATCCTCACCGAGCACGATCACAGTGGACAGTGTCAGAGACACGCACATGTCGTCGAAGAACTCCACATCGATCCTTGA